The Alkalibaculum bacchi genomic sequence ATTTGGTATTTTTAGTCATAATAATAATACATTAAAGTCTTTAGAATATCAACAATTAAAGGGAAAATTGAAGATGCGAGGTGGTAAGGTGGTCGGGTGGTCAGGTGGTCAGCAAAAGCATATCCACCAATGGTGGTTGTAAAGAAAAACCTCGCTTTTAGGCGAGGTAGTTTCCGCTTTCAGCTTTCCGCATTCAGCCAATTCCAACTTTATACCAGTGCAAAATTCACTAAAAATCTACTACATATCATCAACGCAAAACTATTTGATAAATAACCGTAGACTGAGGAGCACCTGTAAAGGATTTTGATTTTGTTATATCATATGTAGTGTAAGCAATGCCTCTTTCGTCAAATATCTTCTTCACTTTCATACTCTCTAAAGCAACTTCTTCTTTTGAAAATACACTCGTAAATGGAATACCTACATGGGTTTCCATTGCATTGTGAATAATCAATAGATAATCAAAATCGTCATGATCTTCTTTGATTGTATAAGCTATAGTGCATTCTCTTGTAGAAACAAACTTTAATCTCTGTCGTATTTCTTCTGCAGTGTTTAGTCGAAAACACCTATAAGCTTTGCGCAGATAAATGAGGTCTCGTACAAATGTATAAAAATCATAATACCTTTCCTTATAGTCCCAATTTATCTTATTAATTGCTAAAGGAGAATCGTAACTATTCGCTACCATTTGCTTCGTTCTCAGTATTTCATTTCCTTCATGAATAAAAGGAATCCCTTGAGAAGTAAATAGTATAGATAATGCAAATTTATTTAATTTAATGAGCTCTTCCTCACTAGAATAGGGACAAGTCTTTTTTATTTTATCATAAAGAATTAAATTATCATGAGAATTGATATAATTGATGCTTTCTTCCGGATCCTTCGCAAATCCTCTATGAAGAATATCGTAATCAATGGTTCCTGCAATGCCCGTCTCTACGATGTTTTTCATATGACAATTTCCTTGGATAAATCCTTTGCTTTCATCGTCATTTCCACCTTTGATACCATCCCTAAATGCATCATTGTAAACAGAAAAACCTTGATGTGCCTGAGAGCCCTTTAATGTCCTCTCTTTAATAGGTAGGATCGAGTCAAAACCAATCCACGGTTCCCCATAAATGAGAATTTCCTTGTCTATTCTCTTAAGAGCTATCACTATTTCATTTACTGTTTCTTTGTCAATCAAACCCATTAAGTCAAAGCGAAATCCGTCTACTTTGTACTCTTTAACCCAATACACTACAGATTCTAAAATAAATTTTCTCACCATAGATCTTTCTGTAGCCAGTTCATTTCCGACTCCTGAGCCGTTAGAAAAGCTTCCATCCTCTTTCATTCGATAATAATAATCAGGAACCAATACATTAAAATTTGAATCTTTAGAGCGATAAGTATGATTGTAAACTACATCTAAAATAACTTTTATTCCTGCTTGATGTAATTTCATAATCATCTTTTTTAGCTCAAAAATTCTATTCTTAGGATCAGATGGTACAGAGGAATAAGAACCTTCTGGTACATTATAGTGTTCTGGGTCGTAACCCCAGTTGTAATTATTTTCCCGTTTTGTTTCTTTACATTCTTCAACAGTCAAGAAATCATTAACAGGAAGAATATGAACATGGGTCACTCCTAAATCCTTTAAATGTGAAAGTCCCTCCTGATAGCCTTTTCCCTTATCTTCTGAATCAACTAAACTGAGATAAGCACCTTTTTTATCGCTATTTTTCTTACCTGTATAATCAATAAGATTTAATTCGTAAATAATGGTATCACAAGGAAGACTCCCCCTAGGAATGGAGTGAATTTTCCAACCACCAGGATCCGTTTTTTTCAAATCCACTACTGCACTTCTCACTCCATTTTCACTTACAGCCACAGAATAAGGGTCTGTAACTTCAGAGTCATTCACTATAAAAGTATAAAATTTCCCCTCTAGATCCTTTTCAATGGTAATTTCAAATA encodes the following:
- the pulA gene encoding type I pullulanase produces the protein MPNDQYPVSHKQLGSIYSKNKTIFRLWAPTQEKILLAIYENSLCIHRMLYNMKKDIDGVFEITIEKDLEGKFYTFIVNDSEVTDPYSVAVSENGVRSAVVDLKKTDPGGWKIHSIPRGSLPCDTIIYELNLIDYTGKKNSDKKGAYLSLVDSEDKGKGYQEGLSHLKDLGVTHVHILPVNDFLTVEECKETKRENNYNWGYDPEHYNVPEGSYSSVPSDPKNRIFELKKMIMKLHQAGIKVILDVVYNHTYRSKDSNFNVLVPDYYYRMKEDGSFSNGSGVGNELATERSMVRKFILESVVYWVKEYKVDGFRFDLMGLIDKETVNEIVIALKRIDKEILIYGEPWIGFDSILPIKERTLKGSQAHQGFSVYNDAFRDGIKGGNDDESKGFIQGNCHMKNIVETGIAGTIDYDILHRGFAKDPEESINYINSHDNLILYDKIKKTCPYSSEEELIKLNKFALSILFTSQGIPFIHEGNEILRTKQMVANSYDSPLAINKINWDYKERYYDFYTFVRDLIYLRKAYRCFRLNTAEEIRQRLKFVSTRECTIAYTIKEDHDDFDYLLIIHNAMETHVGIPFTSVFSKEEVALESMKVKKIFDERGIAYTTYDITKSKSFTGAPQSTVIYQIVLR